From the Rhodoferax sp. WC2427 genome, one window contains:
- a CDS encoding ABC transporter ATP-binding protein, with translation MTTQPLKLQAIDIHKKFGSNEVLKGVSLEARAGDVISIIGSSGSGKSTFLRCMNLLEKPNAGRIIVAGEELKLVADKNGELVAAEAKQLQRMRTKLAMVFQHFNLWAHMTVLQNIIEAPIHVLGVPRDEAIARARKYLKLVDLGQKEDAYPAHMSGGQQQRVAIARSLAIEPEVMLFDEPTSALDPELVSEVLRVMQTLAQEGRTMVVVTHEMGFAREVANHLIFLHKGCIEEQGVPREVLTQPKSERLQQFLSGSLK, from the coding sequence ATGACCACCCAGCCCCTCAAACTCCAGGCCATCGACATCCACAAAAAGTTTGGCTCCAACGAAGTGCTCAAGGGTGTCTCGCTGGAAGCCCGTGCGGGCGATGTGATCAGCATCATCGGCAGCTCCGGCTCCGGCAAGAGCACGTTTTTGCGCTGCATGAACCTGCTGGAAAAGCCCAATGCGGGCCGCATCATCGTGGCCGGTGAAGAGCTCAAGCTGGTGGCCGACAAAAACGGCGAGCTGGTCGCTGCCGAGGCCAAGCAGCTGCAGCGCATGCGCACCAAGCTGGCCATGGTGTTCCAGCACTTCAACCTGTGGGCCCACATGACGGTGCTGCAAAACATCATCGAAGCCCCCATCCACGTGCTGGGCGTGCCCCGGGACGAGGCCATCGCCCGCGCCCGCAAGTACCTCAAGCTGGTCGATCTGGGCCAGAAAGAAGACGCCTACCCCGCCCACATGAGCGGCGGCCAGCAGCAGCGCGTGGCCATCGCCCGCTCGCTGGCCATCGAGCCCGAGGTCATGCTGTTCGATGAGCCCACCAGCGCCCTGGACCCCGAGCTGGTGTCCGAAGTGCTGCGCGTGATGCAGACCCTGGCCCAGGAAGGCCGCACCATGGTGGTGGTGACCCACGAAATGGGCTTCGCCCGCGAGGTGGCCAACCACCTGATCTTCCTGCACAAGGGCTGCATCGAAGAACAAGGCGTGCCCCGCGAGGTGCTGACCCAGCCCAAGAGCGAGCGCTTGCAGCAGTTTTTGTCGGGCAGTTTGAAGTAA
- a CDS encoding succinylglutamate desuccinylase/aspartoacylase family protein yields MYRTDHLLRSQSIGSQKTLSSFHFGTPGARPKVYIQASLHAEELPGMLAAYHLRRLLEQAEALGQIQGEIILVPMANPIGQAQRVDHKPMGRFDLNTSENFNRHFPDLCAAVLPLVEGKLGSDAAANVATIRAAMAAHLDAWQPETELASQRKHLVGMAFDADVVLDLHCDCEAVMHLYTETPCWPAMEPLARLLGAQAVLLAKNSGGLSFDESMSGPWWQLAEKLPYPIPQACASTTVELRGEGDVSHALGRADANAIFGYLQHLGAVAGEPPALPELACAATPLAGAQFVKSPVPGLLVFAAKPGDRLALGELVAEIIDPVSGTVHALRAEVPGVVYARTTERYATPGDDLANIAGSVPFRTGNLLGA; encoded by the coding sequence ATGTACCGTACCGACCACCTCCTGCGCAGCCAAAGCATTGGCAGCCAGAAGACCCTGAGCAGCTTCCATTTCGGCACCCCGGGTGCCCGCCCCAAGGTCTACATCCAGGCCAGCCTGCATGCCGAAGAGCTGCCCGGCATGCTGGCCGCCTACCACCTGCGCCGCCTGCTGGAGCAGGCCGAGGCACTCGGCCAGATCCAGGGCGAAATCATCCTGGTGCCGATGGCCAACCCCATCGGGCAGGCGCAGCGGGTGGACCACAAGCCCATGGGCCGCTTCGACCTGAACACCTCCGAAAACTTCAACCGCCACTTCCCCGACCTGTGCGCCGCTGTACTGCCACTGGTCGAAGGTAAGCTGGGTTCGGATGCTGCCGCCAACGTGGCCACCATCCGCGCGGCCATGGCCGCGCATCTGGATGCATGGCAGCCCGAGACCGAACTGGCCAGCCAGCGCAAGCATCTGGTCGGCATGGCTTTTGATGCGGACGTGGTACTCGACCTGCACTGCGACTGCGAAGCCGTGATGCACCTCTACACCGAAACACCCTGCTGGCCCGCCATGGAGCCGCTGGCCCGCCTGCTGGGCGCGCAGGCCGTGCTGCTGGCCAAAAACTCGGGCGGCCTGTCGTTTGACGAAAGCATGTCCGGCCCCTGGTGGCAACTGGCCGAAAAGCTGCCCTACCCCATTCCCCAGGCCTGTGCCAGCACCACGGTGGAACTGCGCGGCGAAGGCGATGTCAGCCACGCCCTGGGCCGCGCCGATGCCAATGCGATTTTTGGCTATCTGCAGCACCTGGGCGCAGTGGCTGGCGAGCCACCGGCCCTGCCCGAACTGGCCTGTGCCGCCACGCCCCTGGCCGGTGCGCAGTTTGTGAAATCGCCGGTGCCCGGCCTGCTGGTGTTTGCCGCGAAGCCGGGCGACCGCCTGGCCCTGGGCGAACTGGTGGCCGAAATCATCGACCCCGTCAGCGGCACGGTGCACGCCTTGCGCGCCGAAGTACCCGGCGTGGTGTACGCCCGTACCACCGAGCGCTACGCCACGCCTGGCGACGACCTGGCCAATATCGCGGGCAGCGTGCCCTTTCGCACCGGCAACCTGCTGGGCGCTTGA